One window of the Pseudomonadota bacterium genome contains the following:
- a CDS encoding WG repeat-containing protein, protein METKPNSFKPVQWIDAPSETLYTLDDRSANLIKFEDKRTGLFGFKDTQGNIKIPAKFAVVRPFSKNGLSDVRYEWNEWYRINTKGNIVHQALWHDNGADYYVSGLTRIIHLRKMGFANKKGKTVIAPQFDFAGPFSYDAPISVVCHGCYAEPMQPKRCKIYWNQDCYPTYVGGRWGAIDKSGNIVVPIEYDNLPQNNKLKFRKGKKCVQLFYDGQKKYQLRKANCS, encoded by the coding sequence TTGGAAACAAAACCAAATTCATTCAAGCCAGTGCAATGGATCGACGCACCAAGTGAAACTCTTTACACTTTAGATGATCGGTCTGCTAATCTGATTAAGTTTGAGGATAAACGCACGGGGTTGTTTGGTTTTAAAGATACCCAGGGAAATATAAAAATACCCGCTAAGTTTGCAGTGGTTAGACCCTTTTCAAAAAATGGATTGAGTGATGTTCGGTATGAATGGAATGAATGGTACCGAATTAACACAAAAGGCAATATTGTTCATCAAGCCCTTTGGCATGATAACGGTGCAGATTATTATGTATCAGGACTCACTAGAATCATCCACCTTAGAAAAATGGGTTTTGCTAACAAAAAAGGAAAAACTGTGATTGCTCCTCAATTCGACTTTGCTGGGCCATTTAGCTATGACGCCCCTATAAGTGTTGTATGTCATGGTTGTTACGCAGAACCTATGCAGCCTAAAAGATGTAAGATATATTGGAATCAAGACTGTTATCCAACATATGTTGGTGGCCGTTGGGGGGCCATTGATAAATCAGGAAATATTGTCGTGCCAATTGAATATGATAACTTGCCCCAGAATAACAAACTGAAATTTCGAAAAGGAAAGAAGTGTGTGCAGCTTTTCTATGACGGACAAAAGAAATATCAGCTTCGGAAAGCAAATTGCTCTTAA